A portion of the Pseudarthrobacter sp. L1SW genome contains these proteins:
- a CDS encoding S9 family peptidase, whose amino-acid sequence MSRSEKVSFEGSTGEMLSGIIDVPEGPVKGWGVFSHGFTLGKDSPSASRMCKALADSGVGMLRFDNLGLGGSAGEWSAGSFSHKVADTVRAAEFMRSQGKQISLLVGHSFGGAAVLAAAREIPELDAVATVGAPFSPKHVAHVFDAALDKILSEGSAEVDLGGKRVEIRKHFVEDLEKADLTDCIKQLHKPLMVLHSPTDNTVGIENASTIFQTARHPRNFVSLEGSDHLLTGKGQAARAARIIAAWADQYLDAGQ is encoded by the coding sequence ATGTCCCGCTCCGAAAAAGTCAGCTTTGAAGGCTCCACCGGCGAGATGCTCTCGGGAATCATCGATGTTCCGGAGGGGCCCGTCAAGGGCTGGGGAGTTTTCTCGCACGGTTTCACGCTGGGAAAGGACAGCCCGTCCGCGTCCCGGATGTGCAAGGCGTTGGCGGACAGCGGCGTGGGCATGCTCCGGTTCGATAACCTCGGCCTGGGCGGTTCCGCAGGCGAGTGGTCCGCCGGCTCGTTCAGCCACAAGGTGGCGGACACGGTCAGGGCGGCTGAGTTCATGCGGAGCCAGGGGAAGCAGATTTCCCTGCTGGTGGGACACTCCTTCGGCGGCGCGGCCGTCCTGGCTGCCGCACGGGAGATTCCCGAGCTCGACGCCGTCGCTACCGTTGGGGCGCCCTTCTCGCCGAAGCACGTGGCGCACGTGTTCGATGCGGCCCTGGATAAGATCCTGAGTGAGGGCAGTGCCGAGGTGGACCTCGGCGGGAAGCGGGTGGAGATCCGCAAGCACTTCGTGGAGGACCTGGAAAAAGCGGACCTGACGGACTGCATCAAGCAGCTGCACAAGCCGCTGATGGTATTGCACTCCCCCACGGACAACACCGTGGGAATCGAAAACGCCAGTACGATCTTCCAGACAGCCCGCCACCCGCGGAACTTCGTCTCCCTCGAAGGCAGCGACCATCTGCTCACGGGCAAAGGCCAAGCGGCGCGGGCCGCACGCATCATTGCTGCCTGGGCCGACCAATACCTCGACGCCGGGCAGTAG
- a CDS encoding succinate dehydrogenase iron-sulfur subunit, translating to MSAELAEPASKIELPAGVGGGGEIPTFDVHLRVRRYNPEVSEEATWDDFHLTMYGTDRVLDALHKVKWETDGTLSFRRSCAHGVCGSDAMRINGRNRLACKTLLKDLDTSKPITVEPIKGLPVEKDLIVDMEPFFQSYREVMPFLINKGHEPTRERLQSAEDRERFDDTTKCILCAACTSSCPVFWTDGQYFGPAAIVNAHRFIFDSRDDAGDMRLEILNDKEGVWRCRTTFNCSEACPRGIQVTQAIAEVKQAILSRKI from the coding sequence ATGTCAGCTGAACTTGCTGAGCCAGCCTCAAAGATCGAACTGCCTGCCGGCGTCGGCGGTGGCGGCGAGATCCCCACGTTCGATGTGCACCTGCGCGTCCGCCGGTACAACCCGGAGGTTTCCGAGGAAGCCACCTGGGACGACTTCCACCTGACCATGTACGGCACGGACCGTGTGCTGGATGCCCTGCACAAGGTCAAATGGGAAACGGACGGCACCCTCTCCTTCCGCCGCTCCTGCGCGCACGGTGTGTGCGGGTCGGATGCCATGCGCATCAACGGCCGCAACCGCCTGGCCTGCAAAACACTCCTCAAGGACCTGGACACGTCCAAGCCCATCACGGTGGAGCCCATCAAGGGCCTGCCGGTGGAGAAGGACCTCATCGTGGACATGGAGCCGTTCTTCCAGTCCTACCGCGAGGTCATGCCGTTCCTCATCAACAAGGGGCACGAGCCCACCCGCGAACGCCTGCAGTCCGCCGAGGACCGCGAGCGTTTCGATGACACCACCAAGTGCATCCTCTGTGCTGCGTGCACGTCCTCCTGCCCGGTCTTCTGGACCGACGGCCAGTACTTCGGGCCGGCCGCGATCGTCAACGCGCACCGCTTCATCTTCGATTCCCGTGATGACGCCGGCGACATGCGCCTGGAGATCCTCAACGACAAGGAAGGCGTGTGGCGCTGCCGCACCACCTTCAACTGCTCCGAAGCATGCCCCCGTGGCATCCAGGTGACCCAGGCAATCGCCGAGGTCAAGCAGGCCATTCTCTCCCGCAAGATCTGA
- the sdhA gene encoding succinate dehydrogenase flavoprotein subunit, translating into MQVHKYDVVIVGAGGAGMRAAIESGQRARTAVLTKLYPTRSHTGAAQGGMCAALANVEEDNWEWHTFDTVKGGDYLVDQDAAEVMAKEAIDAVLDLEKMGLPFNRTPEGRIDQRRFGGHTRDHGKAPVRRACYAADRTGHMILQTLYQNCVKHNVEFYNEYYVLDLLTVEEDAVRADGTPYKQKRVAGVVSYDLASGELHVFQAKSVVFASGGAGKVFKTTSNAHTLTGDGMGIAFRRGIPLEDMEFFQFHPTGLAGLGILLSEAARGEGAILRNSEGERFMERYAPTIKDLAPRDIVARSMANEVREGRGCGPNKDYVLLDLTHLEPAHIDAKLPDITEFARTYLGVEPYTEPVPVFPTAHYAMGGIPTNITTEVLQDNDTVVPGLYAAGEVACVSVHGSNRLGTNSLLDINVFGKRAGIAAAEYAKTADFVELPENPLAYTTELLDIARNGTGDEKVAVIRKELQDTMDANMQVFRTAETLNQVLRDIASFEERYKRINVQDKGKRFNLDLLEAVELGFLLELAKVMTVAALYREESRGGHFREDFPDRNDEKFMKHSMAYKDDHAPADGSAESIAGIRLATKPVVFTRYEPMVRKY; encoded by the coding sequence ATGCAGGTCCATAAGTACGACGTCGTCATCGTCGGTGCCGGTGGCGCTGGCATGCGCGCCGCGATCGAATCCGGTCAGCGCGCCCGCACAGCAGTACTGACCAAGCTCTACCCCACCCGCTCGCACACCGGTGCGGCGCAGGGTGGCATGTGTGCGGCCCTTGCCAACGTCGAGGAAGACAACTGGGAATGGCACACCTTTGACACCGTTAAGGGCGGCGACTACCTGGTTGACCAGGACGCCGCCGAGGTCATGGCCAAGGAAGCCATCGACGCCGTGCTTGACCTCGAAAAGATGGGCCTGCCGTTCAACCGCACGCCCGAAGGCCGGATTGACCAGCGCCGGTTCGGCGGGCACACCCGCGACCACGGCAAGGCCCCCGTCCGCCGCGCCTGCTACGCCGCGGACCGCACCGGCCACATGATCCTGCAGACCCTGTACCAGAACTGCGTCAAGCACAACGTCGAGTTCTACAACGAGTACTATGTCCTGGACCTGCTGACTGTCGAGGAGGACGCTGTCCGCGCGGACGGTACCCCCTACAAGCAGAAGCGTGTTGCCGGCGTCGTGTCCTATGACCTCGCTTCCGGCGAGCTGCACGTCTTCCAGGCCAAGTCCGTGGTGTTCGCCTCCGGCGGCGCCGGCAAGGTCTTCAAGACCACCTCCAACGCGCACACCTTGACCGGTGACGGCATGGGCATCGCCTTCCGCCGCGGCATCCCCCTGGAGGACATGGAGTTCTTCCAGTTCCACCCCACCGGCCTGGCCGGCCTGGGCATCCTCCTCTCCGAGGCGGCCCGCGGCGAAGGTGCCATCCTGCGCAACTCCGAGGGTGAGCGCTTCATGGAGCGCTACGCCCCCACCATCAAGGACCTGGCGCCCCGCGACATTGTTGCCCGCTCCATGGCCAACGAGGTCCGCGAAGGCCGCGGCTGCGGCCCGAACAAGGACTATGTCCTCCTGGACCTGACGCACCTGGAGCCGGCGCACATTGACGCCAAGCTTCCGGACATCACCGAGTTCGCCCGCACGTACCTCGGCGTTGAGCCCTACACGGAGCCCGTTCCGGTGTTCCCCACGGCGCATTACGCCATGGGCGGCATCCCCACCAACATCACTACCGAGGTCCTGCAGGACAACGACACCGTGGTCCCCGGCCTGTATGCAGCCGGCGAGGTTGCGTGCGTATCTGTCCACGGCTCGAACCGCCTGGGCACCAACTCGCTGCTGGACATCAACGTGTTCGGCAAGCGCGCCGGCATCGCCGCGGCTGAGTACGCCAAGACGGCTGATTTTGTGGAACTGCCGGAGAACCCGCTGGCCTACACCACCGAACTGCTGGATATTGCCCGCAACGGCACCGGCGACGAAAAAGTGGCTGTGATCCGCAAGGAACTCCAGGACACCATGGACGCCAACATGCAGGTGTTCCGCACCGCGGAGACGCTGAACCAGGTGCTCCGCGACATCGCTTCCTTCGAGGAGCGGTACAAGCGGATCAACGTCCAGGACAAGGGCAAGCGCTTCAACCTTGACCTGCTCGAGGCCGTTGAGCTCGGCTTCCTCCTGGAGCTGGCCAAGGTCATGACCGTGGCCGCCCTCTACCGCGAGGAATCCCGCGGCGGACACTTCCGCGAGGACTTCCCGGACCGCAACGACGAAAAATTCATGAAGCACTCCATGGCGTACAAGGATGACCACGCCCCGGCGGACGGATCGGCTGAGTCAATTGCCGGCATCCGCCTGGCCACCAAGCCGGTCGTCTTTACCCGCTACGAGCCGATGGTGAGGAAGTACTAA
- a CDS encoding succinate dehydrogenase hydrophobic membrane anchor subunit has translation MSATIENPRSGQMSGRIAPQYRRHGGSKGNFEMIAWLFMRLSGVVLVVLIFGHLFVNLLVGEGIHAIDFGFVAGKWADPFWQFWDLAMLWLAMLHGTNGVRTIINDYAEKDSTRRWLKTVLYSATVVIIVLGTLVIFTFNPCPVVDGVPLPGGFCPA, from the coding sequence ATGAGTGCAACCATCGAAAATCCACGTAGTGGACAAATGAGCGGGCGGATCGCCCCGCAGTACCGCCGCCATGGCGGGAGCAAGGGAAACTTCGAGATGATCGCGTGGCTCTTCATGCGGCTCTCCGGCGTGGTCCTTGTGGTCCTGATCTTCGGGCACCTCTTTGTGAACCTCCTGGTCGGCGAGGGCATCCACGCCATCGACTTCGGTTTTGTGGCCGGCAAGTGGGCCGATCCGTTCTGGCAGTTCTGGGACCTCGCAATGCTGTGGCTGGCCATGCTGCACGGAACCAACGGCGTGCGCACCATCATCAACGACTACGCCGAAAAGGACTCGACCCGCCGCTGGCTGAAGACGGTCCTCTACTCGGCCACCGTCGTCATCATTGTCCTGGGCACCCTGGTGATCTTCACCTTCAACCCTTGCCCCGTCGTCGACGGTGTGCCCCTGCCTGGCGGATTCTGCCCTGCCTAG
- the sdhC gene encoding succinate dehydrogenase, cytochrome b556 subunit: MWSWVGHRITGVVIFFFLLVHVLDTSLVRVSPEAYTTVIGAYKNPLMALGETGLVAAIVFHAFNGLRIIAVDFWKKGAKYQRQMLWAVLALWLVTMVAFAIRHLSLALGGH, from the coding sequence ATGTGGTCTTGGGTAGGACACCGTATTACCGGTGTAGTGATCTTTTTCTTCTTGTTGGTCCACGTATTGGACACCTCCTTGGTGCGCGTGTCTCCCGAGGCCTACACCACCGTGATCGGTGCCTACAAGAACCCCCTCATGGCCCTGGGCGAGACCGGCCTTGTCGCCGCCATCGTCTTCCACGCCTTTAACGGCCTGCGGATCATCGCGGTTGACTTCTGGAAGAAGGGTGCCAAGTACCAGCGGCAGATGCTGTGGGCAGTCCTGGCCCTCTGGCTTGTCACCATGGTCGCCTTCGCCATCCGCCACCTGTCCCTCGCCCTGGGAGGGCACTAA
- a CDS encoding mannose-1-phosphate guanylyltransferase, with product MITHKVTSPASPLDRFIAVIPAGGVGTRLWPLSRAAAPKFLHDLTGSGSTLLRATYDRLHPLAGSKVLVVTGKAHREAVCRQLPEVGDSDLVLESEPKDSAAAIGLAAAILHERDPDTIMGSFAADQVISPDNLFQQAVREAIHTAAAGKIVTIGIKPTHPSTGFGYIRSGQALHIEGAPSAQDVVEFVEKPDEQVAQQYVDSGNYVWNAGMFVAPVALLLKHLEANQPELFRGLQEIARAWDTPERDEVTARVWPTLPKIAIDYAVAEPAAEAGDVAVVPGSFRWDDVGDFASVGRLNSAKEVDDVTVLGEGARVFTENSSGVVVTDTKRVIALIGIQDVVIVDTPDALLVTTMANSQRVKAAVDALKASGDTDVL from the coding sequence ATGATTACACACAAAGTGACAAGCCCGGCATCACCCCTTGACCGCTTTATCGCGGTGATCCCGGCCGGCGGCGTGGGGACCCGCCTCTGGCCCCTGTCACGCGCCGCAGCTCCCAAGTTCCTTCACGACCTCACCGGCTCGGGCAGCACGCTGCTGCGTGCCACCTACGACCGGCTGCACCCGCTCGCCGGGAGCAAGGTGCTGGTAGTCACCGGGAAGGCCCACAGGGAAGCCGTGTGCCGCCAGCTTCCGGAGGTCGGGGATTCGGATCTCGTCCTCGAATCGGAGCCGAAGGATTCCGCCGCCGCAATCGGCCTTGCCGCGGCGATCCTGCACGAGCGTGACCCGGACACCATCATGGGTTCCTTCGCCGCGGACCAGGTCATCAGCCCGGACAACCTGTTCCAGCAGGCAGTCCGCGAGGCAATCCACACCGCCGCCGCCGGCAAGATCGTGACCATCGGCATCAAGCCCACCCACCCGTCCACCGGGTTCGGTTACATCCGCTCCGGCCAGGCCCTCCACATTGAAGGCGCTCCGAGCGCCCAGGACGTGGTGGAGTTCGTTGAAAAGCCGGACGAGCAGGTAGCACAGCAGTACGTGGACAGCGGCAATTACGTCTGGAACGCGGGCATGTTCGTGGCACCCGTGGCCCTGCTGCTCAAGCACCTGGAAGCCAACCAGCCGGAGCTGTTCCGCGGCCTGCAGGAAATCGCACGGGCCTGGGACACCCCTGAGCGTGACGAGGTCACCGCCCGCGTCTGGCCCACCCTGCCGAAGATCGCCATCGACTACGCGGTGGCCGAGCCTGCCGCAGAAGCCGGGGACGTCGCCGTCGTACCTGGTTCCTTCCGCTGGGATGACGTCGGCGACTTCGCCTCCGTGGGCCGGCTCAACAGTGCCAAGGAGGTTGACGACGTCACGGTGCTGGGGGAAGGCGCGCGCGTCTTCACGGAAAACTCCAGCGGCGTGGTTGTGACCGACACCAAGCGGGTGATCGCCCTGATCGGGATCCAGGACGTGGTCATCGTGGACACGCCGGACGCGCTGCTGGTGACCACCATGGCCAACTCCCAGCGGGTCAAGGCCGCCGTTGACGCCCTCAAGGCCAGCGGCGATACAGACGTCCTCTGA
- a CDS encoding amidohydrolase, which yields MRNYTTEAEPTALVAPWLEPLLPELIDFRRDLHAHPELSFKEFRTTDKLAERLEAAGLTPRRLEGTGLTVDVGEGPIATALRGDIDALPIIEETGLPFASKNHGVTHACGHDVHTTTMLGIALVLHRMHQDEPLGATVRIIFQPAEETMPGGAHSCIEQGVLDGVPRILALHCDPRIDVGKIGTRIGAITSASDTIRIELSGRGGHTSRPHLTEELVFALAQIAVNVPAVLSRRVDVRSGVSVVWGQISAGSAPNAIPGTGYMAGTMRCLDRDAWHEAGELLDEVVHQVAAPYGVDVRLEHTRGVPPVVNSEHETAIIEAAARAEIGESAVVLTPQSMGGEDFAWFLAELPGAMMRLGTKTPGGEEYDLHRGDYIVDERALGLGIRVLTAAALRTIRDL from the coding sequence GTGCGCAATTACACTACTGAAGCCGAGCCCACCGCCCTGGTGGCTCCGTGGCTCGAGCCGCTCCTGCCGGAACTGATCGACTTCCGCAGGGACCTGCACGCGCACCCGGAACTCTCCTTCAAGGAATTCCGCACCACCGACAAGCTTGCTGAGCGGCTTGAGGCTGCCGGCCTCACCCCCCGCCGCCTGGAGGGGACCGGACTCACCGTAGATGTGGGCGAAGGGCCCATCGCCACCGCCCTGCGCGGCGACATCGACGCCCTGCCCATCATCGAGGAGACCGGCCTGCCGTTCGCCTCGAAGAACCACGGCGTAACCCACGCCTGCGGCCACGACGTCCACACCACCACTATGCTGGGCATCGCCCTGGTGCTGCACCGGATGCACCAGGACGAGCCGCTGGGCGCCACTGTCCGCATCATCTTCCAGCCGGCCGAGGAAACCATGCCCGGCGGCGCCCACTCCTGCATCGAGCAGGGCGTGCTGGACGGCGTGCCGCGGATCCTCGCCCTGCACTGCGATCCCCGGATCGACGTGGGCAAAATCGGGACGCGCATCGGCGCCATCACGTCCGCCTCGGACACCATCCGGATCGAACTTTCCGGCCGCGGCGGCCACACGTCGCGCCCGCACCTGACCGAGGAACTGGTGTTCGCGCTCGCCCAGATTGCGGTGAACGTGCCCGCCGTCCTCTCCCGCCGCGTGGATGTCCGCAGCGGCGTGTCCGTGGTGTGGGGACAGATCTCCGCAGGTTCAGCACCCAATGCGATTCCCGGCACCGGCTACATGGCAGGAACCATGCGGTGCCTGGACCGCGACGCGTGGCATGAAGCCGGAGAGCTCCTTGACGAGGTTGTCCACCAGGTGGCTGCGCCCTACGGCGTGGACGTGCGCCTGGAACACACCAGGGGAGTGCCGCCGGTGGTGAACTCGGAGCATGAGACCGCCATCATCGAGGCGGCTGCCCGCGCCGAAATCGGGGAAAGCGCCGTGGTGCTGACGCCGCAGTCCATGGGCGGGGAGGACTTCGCCTGGTTCCTGGCCGAACTTCCCGGAGCCATGATGCGCCTGGGCACCAAGACGCCCGGCGGCGAGGAATACGACCTCCACCGCGGGGACTACATCGTGGACGAGCGGGCCCTCGGCCTGGGCATCCGGGTTCTTACCGCAGCGGCGCTGCGCACCATCCGCGACCTGTAA
- a CDS encoding MarR family winged helix-turn-helix transcriptional regulator, translating into MTDAPRLDRQVCFALYSASRAATAVYRPVLEELGLTYPQYLVMLVLWENEPRGVKEIGEELGLDSGTLSPLLKRLEALGLVERRRSGEDERRVAIHLTTAGRSLSGPAAAIPQRLADAAGLSAAELEQLRRTLGKLTAALHAAH; encoded by the coding sequence ATGACTGATGCCCCGCGGCTGGACCGCCAGGTTTGCTTCGCGCTCTATTCCGCCTCCAGGGCCGCCACCGCCGTCTACCGTCCGGTCCTTGAGGAACTGGGCCTGACCTATCCGCAGTACCTGGTGATGCTGGTGCTCTGGGAGAACGAACCGCGCGGCGTGAAGGAAATCGGCGAGGAACTCGGTTTGGACTCCGGCACCCTTTCGCCGCTGCTGAAGCGGCTGGAAGCCCTGGGGCTGGTGGAGCGCCGCCGCTCGGGCGAGGATGAACGGCGCGTAGCCATCCACCTGACCACCGCGGGCCGCAGCCTGAGCGGCCCCGCGGCAGCCATCCCGCAGCGGCTGGCGGATGCCGCCGGACTTTCCGCCGCGGAGCTCGAGCAGCTGCGCCGGACGCTCGGCAAGCTCACCGCCGCCCTCCATGCGGCCCACTGA
- a CDS encoding organic hydroperoxide resistance protein: protein MKTLYTAQALASGEGRDGTARTSDGKLDVSLASPVELGGTGQGTNPEQLFAAGYAACFHSALRLVGRKERADLTDSAVAAKVHLGQLDGAGLGLAAELEVALPAMDLAAAGELVAKAHEICPYSNATRGNITVDIKILEFAV, encoded by the coding sequence GTGAAGACTCTTTACACTGCCCAGGCCCTTGCCTCGGGCGAAGGGCGCGACGGCACCGCGCGCACCAGCGACGGCAAGCTTGACGTCAGCCTCGCCAGCCCCGTGGAGCTCGGCGGAACGGGCCAGGGCACCAACCCGGAGCAGCTCTTCGCCGCCGGCTACGCCGCGTGCTTCCACTCGGCACTCCGACTGGTGGGCCGCAAGGAACGCGCCGACCTGACGGATTCCGCCGTTGCCGCCAAAGTGCACCTGGGCCAGCTGGACGGCGCCGGCCTCGGGCTCGCCGCTGAACTGGAAGTGGCGCTCCCTGCCATGGACCTGGCAGCCGCCGGGGAGCTGGTGGCCAAGGCGCACGAAATCTGCCCCTACTCCAACGCCACCCGCGGCAACATCACCGTTGACATCAAGATCCTGGAGTTCGCCGTATGA
- a CDS encoding NADP-dependent oxidoreductase, producing MSLPATAREIQLASRPVGRPVPGNFRLAEARLPELRDGEVLVRNLFMSVDPYMRGRMNDVKSYAAPFALDKALDGGAVGEVVASRSGGLKEGDVVVHSLGWRDYAVVDAAATKTVRTDLAPASAFLGALGMTGLTAYAGLLKVAEFSPGDAVFVSGAAGAVGSLVGQIAKAMGASRVIGSAGSPAKVARLLELGFDAAFDYHDGPVRGQLEKAAGPGGIDVYFDNVGGEHLEAALAVLNVGGRVAMCGAIAQYNSTEPTPAPRNLMLAIGKQLTLKGFLVGGQRQHAAEFAGKMAGWLADGTVRYDETIVDGLENAPQAFMDLLDGANTGKMLVRL from the coding sequence ATGAGCCTTCCCGCAACCGCCCGCGAAATCCAGCTCGCCTCCCGCCCGGTGGGCCGGCCCGTGCCGGGGAACTTCCGACTGGCTGAAGCGCGGCTGCCCGAACTCCGTGACGGCGAGGTCCTGGTGCGGAACCTGTTCATGTCCGTCGACCCGTACATGCGTGGGCGCATGAATGACGTGAAGTCCTATGCAGCGCCCTTCGCCCTGGATAAAGCGCTCGACGGCGGCGCGGTGGGTGAGGTGGTCGCGTCCCGTTCCGGCGGGCTCAAGGAGGGGGACGTCGTCGTGCATTCCCTTGGGTGGCGCGACTATGCGGTGGTGGACGCGGCCGCCACGAAAACTGTCCGCACGGACCTGGCGCCGGCGTCGGCCTTCCTCGGCGCGCTGGGCATGACCGGACTCACCGCCTACGCAGGGTTGCTCAAAGTAGCCGAGTTCAGCCCGGGAGACGCGGTCTTTGTCTCCGGCGCAGCAGGAGCCGTCGGTTCGCTCGTAGGCCAGATAGCAAAGGCAATGGGAGCCTCCCGCGTCATCGGCTCGGCAGGTTCGCCGGCCAAAGTGGCTCGGCTCCTCGAGCTGGGCTTCGACGCAGCCTTCGATTACCACGACGGGCCCGTACGCGGCCAGCTCGAAAAGGCCGCCGGCCCCGGCGGCATCGACGTCTATTTCGACAACGTGGGCGGCGAGCACCTCGAGGCGGCATTGGCCGTCCTCAACGTGGGCGGGCGCGTGGCAATGTGCGGGGCCATTGCCCAGTACAACTCCACCGAACCGACGCCTGCGCCCCGCAACCTGATGCTGGCCATCGGCAAGCAGCTCACGCTCAAGGGCTTCCTGGTGGGCGGCCAGCGGCAGCATGCCGCGGAGTTCGCGGGAAAGATGGCGGGCTGGCTGGCTGACGGCACCGTCCGCTATGACGAGACGATCGTGGACGGGCTGGAGAACGCCCCGCAGGCGTTCATGGACCTCCTGGACGGGGCGAACACCGGGAAGATGCTGGTCCGCCTTTAG
- a CDS encoding BMP family protein has product MKNSLRAGFKRGSVAGLATMGATALVLAGCGAPPEAGSGSTAGASDYTGCIVSDSGGFDDQSFNQSSYEGLKKAEKDLGIKVNQVESKTNNDFEPNLRAMVTAGCDLTVTVGFLLGDATKAQATANPDSHFAIIDFGYATPISNVKPIIYDTAQAAFLAGYLAAGTTKTGTVATFGGIKLPTVTIFMDGYADGVKYYNEKKGKDVKLLGWNKEAQDGSFTGDFEKQDVGKQLTQNFLDQGADIVMPVAGPVGKGAGSALKEAKAAGKDVKLIWVDSDGFLTAPDYKDIMLSSVMKQMGDAVEAVVKEDKEGKFSNTPYVGTLANEGVQLAPFHDLDSQVPAELKSELDQIKKDIIDGKLKVESAASPKA; this is encoded by the coding sequence TTGAAGAACTCACTGCGTGCAGGTTTCAAGCGCGGTTCAGTTGCGGGACTGGCCACGATGGGCGCCACCGCGCTCGTGCTGGCCGGCTGTGGTGCGCCCCCCGAGGCGGGCAGCGGCTCGACAGCCGGGGCCAGCGACTACACCGGCTGCATCGTGTCCGACTCCGGCGGATTCGATGACCAGTCCTTCAACCAGTCCTCCTACGAGGGCCTCAAGAAGGCCGAGAAGGACCTGGGCATCAAGGTCAACCAGGTGGAGTCCAAGACCAACAACGACTTCGAACCCAACCTCCGCGCGATGGTCACCGCAGGGTGCGACCTCACCGTCACTGTGGGCTTCCTGCTGGGCGACGCCACCAAGGCACAGGCCACGGCCAACCCGGACAGCCACTTCGCCATCATCGACTTCGGCTACGCGACGCCCATCAGCAACGTCAAGCCGATCATCTATGACACCGCCCAGGCAGCCTTCCTTGCCGGCTACCTCGCCGCAGGGACCACCAAGACCGGGACGGTTGCCACGTTCGGCGGCATCAAGCTCCCCACCGTCACCATCTTCATGGACGGCTACGCTGACGGCGTGAAGTACTACAACGAAAAGAAGGGCAAGGACGTCAAGCTCCTTGGCTGGAACAAGGAAGCCCAGGACGGCAGCTTCACCGGCGACTTCGAGAAGCAGGACGTCGGCAAGCAGCTGACCCAGAACTTCCTGGACCAGGGCGCGGACATCGTGATGCCCGTGGCCGGTCCGGTCGGCAAGGGCGCGGGCTCCGCCCTCAAGGAAGCCAAGGCCGCCGGCAAGGACGTCAAGCTGATCTGGGTTGACTCCGACGGCTTCCTCACGGCGCCTGACTACAAGGACATCATGCTCTCCTCAGTCATGAAGCAGATGGGCGACGCCGTGGAGGCAGTCGTCAAGGAGGACAAGGAAGGCAAGTTCAGCAACACGCCGTACGTTGGCACCCTGGCCAACGAGGGCGTCCAGCTGGCGCCGTTCCACGACCTCGACTCCCAGGTCCCGGCCGAACTGAAGTCCGAGCTGGACCAGATCAAGAAGGACATCATCGACGGCAAGCTGAAGGTCGAGTCCGCGGCAAGCCCCAAGGCCTGA